Genomic DNA from Etheostoma cragini isolate CJK2018 chromosome 7, CSU_Ecrag_1.0, whole genome shotgun sequence:
AGAACTCTGAGCAGAAGAGTCACACGGTTGTGTCCTGGATGTTGATGCTGGTGGACTGTCATGAGGAGGCGAGGGAGCATGTGGAAGGCAGTCAATATTTATATAGGACGTGATGGTTCTTAATGGCAGGTTCTTTTAGAGTGGGTTTTAATCTGTGAAAAAGGGGGAAGGGCTTTTAAAATCTGATGCAGCAGCTACTTTTACCAAGAAACCCTTTAGTTTTGTCTTTATCCTACTTAAAAGTCCAGGATTTGAATGTGTCCTGCTCAAGATTAGGCTTCTACTGCTTTAGCTACCGCCACAGTATGTAGCTGCAACCATGTTTTACAATCCAGACATGTTAGCAGGTGACCTTTAGTGAACCCTGGGAAAGACGGCAGTGCCAGTGgtcatgttctctctctctctttctctgtccacCTTTTCATCTCTCCATGTCTTTTCCAGCTtgctctttcctttcctctctgccCTCTATTCCAAGAAGAGCACAGTAACTGATCCTCCTGTACAGACTAATTATAGTGAGGAAAAAGGACACTTTCCACCTCTCAATTTACCAGGACCAAAAACTAATGTAATGTGTGGAACCCTGTAGTGAATGTTGTGGGGGCAGTATTGTTATTCGGTGAATGTGAACACACGTTTCAGGGATGTTTTGGGGAAACAAAGAGTTGATTTGCTCTGGTTGAATTGATTAAATGCAAGTGGGGGTGTGTGGCAAGCTAATTGTGTTCCTCTGTGTGAATGCAATGTTTTGGAAGTCAAATGTTTTCTATAATGTTTTTCACCAATAAAGTGATGCACACTAATGTTTTAAAACCAGCAGCCTCAGTCTGTTTACCTCCCTGACAGGAAGCTTAGCTGTGAGTACAGTTGAATCAGCTGATATACTGAGCTATGTTGGACAAGCTTGTTGACATGGTTGCCAAATATGCTACTATACTTTCCATTTGTGTTCTTAAATCATAATGCATGTATTTGGCTTGCCACTTAGTTATTCACAGTTAAAGATTTTGCGACTGTATACTTAACAGTTATAACGTTACATACTCTAGCTCAAAATTACACCATTTATACGGGTGACTGTTTTCACCACGTCCCTTTTGGGGAGGATACAGTGCTTGAATCTGGCAACTTTGTAACCGGGACCGTTGTGGGGATGAGCAACGGCTAATGGCTGACTGGGAGTTCTggattagctagctaacgttggcCAACTGGTAAATCTTTAACGACATGTATGTGTGACCGGTGGAAAGCTGTGTTTGTATTGCATGGGtgaatgtatgtaatgttttttttatttctgtacgGCGATATGCCGTTGCTGTTAGCTTTAGCCAGGTAATGCTAACGTTACCAGACTTGTAGCTTAGGTTACCGGTGTGTTTGTCGTTGCTAGACCGGTCTTGAGTTCTTGTTATGGGCTGCATTTTACACAGCTAAGCTAACGTTGGTCCGCTAATTAATCAACTAAGCAGCTATTAAGCCACGGTTTATCGACATGCTCTGGCTGACAGAGTGCTCACGACGGCTGTCACTTGATAACATGGAATTCCAACGTTGACTAGCTACCGTAGGTAACATATAACTTTAGCCATAGTTGCTGGTTACCtaacgtaacgttagctaagttAACGCTAGCTAAATAGGTGTAGTGGTAGCCTACTTCGGTTATTTTCTAGCTAACAGAAAAGTGAGTTACTGTGTAATGTTAAATTCTGCTCCTCATCTTCGGCAAGTAACATTATGAAGAGGTTATTCATTTGGACCAATTATAGTTGGCGTGCTGTGTTTTGTGGCATCTGGAAAAATCATATTCCGCTAACGTTAGTGTTTCCACGTACAAGACCTTGTCAAGTCCACGGAACATTGAGCTGCAGTACAGGTGTTAGTGTcaggttagctagctaactaacgttaTATCTTTGCCCAAGACTGTCAATAGCTTTGTATTACATCAAGCTTTATGAGTCTTCCAGTTTgtaagtaaaaatgtgtgtgattcaTTAACCATCAAGGTTTTGAGTCACCATCATAATTGCCATTGCAGGTTGTTACTAATCATTGTATGTGTCTTCTCCACCAGTTTTGGATGTGTATTGGTGAACTGTTCCTGAAGCTGCACTTGGAAGACAGAGCCTACAAAGTGCCAAGCCGTGTGGGTTGGTGTTCCCTCTGCAACATGTCCAAGAGCAAGAGCTCTGAGTCGGTCAAGGTGGTGGTCCGTTGTCGCCCCATGAATGAAAAAGAGCGGGCAGCTAAGTTTGAAAGGGTGGTCTCTGTTGATGTCAAATTGGGCCAAATTATTGTCAGGAACCCCAGGGAGACTTCAGTCGGTGAACTCCCCAAAATCTTCACTTATGATTCAGTCTACGACTCAAACTCCAAACAAATAGATTTGTATGATGAAACCTTCAGGCCCCTGGTGGATTCAGTTCTACTTGGGTTCAACGGGACCATCTTTGCCTACGGGCAGACCGGCACAGGGAAGACATACACAATGGAGGGAGTGAGAAACGATCCAGAGAGGAGAGGGGTGATCCCTAACTCCTTTGagcatgttttcacacacatttcacGGTCCCAGAATCAACAGTACCTGGTGAGAGCATCATATCTAGAAATTTACCAAGAGGAGATCAAAGACTTGCTCTCCAAAGACCAGTCGCGTCGTCTCGAGCTCAGGGAGAGGCCTGACACGGGTGTGTACGTTAAAGACCTTTCGTCATTCGTCACCAAGAGTGTGCGGGAGATTGAACATGTCATGAATGTGGGAAACCAGAATCGTTCAGTGGGCGCCACCAACATGAATGAACACAGCTCCCGTTCTCACGCCATCTTTGTCATCACTGTTGAGTGCAGTGAGTTGGGTGTCGACGGGGAGAACCATATCAGAGTTGGCAAACTGAACCTGGTGGATTTAGCCGGCAGTGAAAGGCAGACCAAGACCGGCGCTCAGGGGGAGAGACTTAAAGAAGCCACAAAGATCAATCTGTCGCTTTCGGCTCTGGGGAACGTCATATCAGCTTTGGTGGACGGAAGGAGCAGCCACATCCCCTACCGAGATTCAAAACTCACCCGTCTGCTGCAAGACTCTCTGGGGGGCAACGCCCGCACTGTCATGGTCGCCAACATTGGCCCGGCATCCTACAACGTGGAGGAGACCTTGACAACGTTGCGCTATTCCAACAGGGCGAAGAACATCAAGAATAAACCACGTATCAACGAGGACCCCAAGGATGCCCTGCTCAGGGAGTTTCAGGAGGAGATCGCGCGGCTGAAGGAACAGCTGCAAAAGCGCTcgggaaagaagaaaaggaggaggcagaggaggagggat
This window encodes:
- the kif3b gene encoding kinesin-like protein KIF3B, with the protein product MCIGELFLKLHLEDRAYKVPSRVGWCSLCNMSKSKSSESVKVVVRCRPMNEKERAAKFERVVSVDVKLGQIIVRNPRETSVGELPKIFTYDSVYDSNSKQIDLYDETFRPLVDSVLLGFNGTIFAYGQTGTGKTYTMEGVRNDPERRGVIPNSFEHVFTHISRSQNQQYLVRASYLEIYQEEIKDLLSKDQSRRLELRERPDTGVYVKDLSSFVTKSVREIEHVMNVGNQNRSVGATNMNEHSSRSHAIFVITVECSELGVDGENHIRVGKLNLVDLAGSERQTKTGAQGERLKEATKINLSLSALGNVISALVDGRSSHIPYRDSKLTRLLQDSLGGNARTVMVANIGPASYNVEETLTTLRYSNRAKNIKNKPRINEDPKDALLREFQEEIARLKEQLQKRSGKKKRRRQRRRDGSDGEDLEEGETEDDDEEGDDKGDYWREQQEKLEREREAIMEDHSLVAEEKVRLLKEKEKKMEDLKREKDAGEMLAAKVKAMESKLLVGGKNIVDHTNEQQKMLELKRQEIAEQKRREREMQQQMESRDEETLELKETYSSLQQEVDIKTKKLKKLFAKLQAVKAEIHDIQEAHINERQELEQTQNELTRDLKLKHLIIENFIPLEEKNKIVHRAYFDDEDEYWKTKPITRIEDDHQMMTRPLSAVGYRRPLSQHARMAMMMRPEMRYKAENIMMLDMDLPTRTTKEYQEPVIAPTVARALEDALRDEDEIQVDASGFHSSLGSTPPVSASLKKTKSGRPRTGKKSSTPTSPFSPSSPGSPLYPQSRGLVPK